One Cellulosilyticum sp. I15G10I2 genomic window, AAAAGGAAAGTTTGTTATTGAAACCTATACAGATGATCAAAAAGAGTTAAGAGAAGCATTATTTATATGGTATAAAGACAAAGTGACTGCAAAAATAAAAGAGAGAATAAAAATTTATAATAAATGGTTTGAGCATTTACCAGTAGAAATTATTACAAATAATGATAAGTCGATCTTACTCCAAATCAAAAATAATAAGTTGTATGTAAGTCTTGTAGTGGGGATGCTTCCGATTAATATTATTGATTATGTATTGGTGAGCATATTATGTAATTTGAATTATCCTGAAAAACATAAAGAGAATATTAAAAAACTCAAAGAGATATTGCCAAAGTATCAGGAGGATAAAGAATGGCTAGATAAAAATAAAGCTCACTTAGTGTTGTAAAAGTGGTTGACAAATAATGATAGAATCTAGTATAATTCTTAAAGTCAGCACACAAACGGCTGGCAAAAAATAACTTTGTACTTTGAAAACTAAACATAATCAAATAAGATTTTAAACTTCAAAATTTAAAATCTACAATTTA contains:
- a CDS encoding M48 family metallopeptidase, whose product is MKLSFEYKGTTINYNLMYKKTAAISININAQGQVSVTAPLGTSVETVRDKVKGNAPWIINELDEQHCKKNKNSLLDRYTYLGKTYKVEVIENKKTNKVTVKLVKGKFVIETYTDDQKELREALFIWYKDKVTAKIKERIKIYNKWFEHLPVEIITNNDKSILLQIKNNKLYVSLVVGMLPINIIDYVLVSILCNLNYPEKHKENIKKLKEILPKYQEDKEWLDKNKAHLVL